One Pagrus major chromosome 15, Pma_NU_1.0 DNA window includes the following coding sequences:
- the ifngr1l gene encoding growth/differentiation factor 10b: protein MATFLPVFLLLVAWSQAVPAHVEPPTNVTLNCRNLHNVVKWSYGEFLPGLKFKVFVGSTSSPPKKIWVDPPNLQADVSFSSDPTNDYFLTVKAVIGQNESVDVPSDEIVFSYFKSSPANQKCSLDFPAMNVTAQQDGPIMFSFTHPWLLYNYKLTSGRVKKRDNAQRSEPIPEFQFNVAIDGQEKQMFFCDQRVCEDKYILVDPAQKKYCLKAKGEMDGMAVEATRLYCAEPTNAPPKDKGYVFIFIGVALLALLAFAFIFYMVYRKKTKPSSSFPNSMTFSGRVRQWALRLPEDQVIVPDVEPPSPTPLLSTPEDTPTATSPAQYELRLPIGQVEGVSTMDEGVCEDIEVGNHEESFYMHGKNMEEDEPELSDPAPSGYEKRQVIVDLAPGENAEGYRG from the exons TGGAGCCGCCGACCAACGTGACCCTGAACTGCCGCAACCTGCATAACGTTGTGAAATGGAGTTACGGGGAATTCCTGCCGGGCCTCAAATTCAAAGTCTTTGTTGGCTCAACGTCAAG TCCTCCTAAGAAGATTTGGGTGGACCCACCAAATCTCCAAGCCgatgtttcattttcatctgATCCAACAAATGACTACTTTCTCACTGTCAAAgctgtgattggacagaacGAGTCTGTGGATGTTCCTTCCGATGAGATTGTCTTCAGCTATTTTAAGAGCTCTCCAGCAAATCAGAAAT GCTCTCTGGACTTCCCAGCAATGAACGTCACTGCCCAACAGGATGGCCCCATCATGTTCAGCTTTACACATCCCTGGCTGTTGTACAACTATAAGTTGACCAGTGGTAGAGtgaagaaaagagacaatgcACAGCGCAGCGAACCAATACCTGAATTTCAGTTCAACGTTGCGATTGACGGCCAG gagAAGCAGATGTTCTTCTGTGACCAGAGGGTGTGTGAGGACAAGTACATCTTAGTGGATCCAGCACAGAAGAAATACTGTCTGAAGGCCAAAGGAGAGATGGACGGAATGGCAGTTGAAGCGACACGGTTGTACTGCGCCGAGCCAACAAATGCACCACCAAAGGACAAAG GTTACGTCTTCATCTTCATCGGGGTCGCCCTCTTGGCCTTGCTTGCGTTTGCCTTTATCTTCTACATGGTGTACAGAAAGAAGACCAAACCCTCCAGTTCTTTCCCAAACTCTATG ACATTCAGTGGTCGAGTGAGGCAGTGGGCCTTGAGACTGCCTGAAGACCAGGTTATTGTGCCAGATGTGGAGCCTCCCTCACCCACACCTCTCCTGTCAACTCCAGAAGACACACCTACTGCTACTTCCCCTGCTCAGTATGAACTCCGTCTGCCGATCGGGCAGGTCGAGGGGGTGTCAACCATGGATGAAGGTGTTTGTGAGGACATAGAGGTAGGGAATCATGAAGAATCTTTCTACATGCACGGCAAAAACATGGAAGAAGATGAGCCAGAATTATCTGATCCAGCCCCCTCCGGTTACGAAAAACGTCAGGTGATTGTCGACTTGGCACCAGGAGAAAATGCTGAAGGTTACCGTGGCTGA
- the il22ra2 gene encoding interleukin-22 receptor subunit alpha-2, protein MNRLLLGAVLLGNLRDTVSGPVMLAPPTQVRFDSVDYKNILHWTPPANSTSSLQYNVQWMIYGEPEWLDVDGCQGIHKQQCDLSAVTSEPMEWYYARVHASSLPSSKSAWALSPRFNPLWDTIISPPVLRLNVTAQGIVVRVKPPKQLVRKMHSSLQYEIYLTHNGGEKEVFELDCCLNKLTLKELKHKEEYCLQAQTLIPFQDKSSTLGSVKCVTTL, encoded by the exons ATGAACCGTCTGCTGCTCGGAGCTGTGCTGCTGGGAAATCTGCGTGACACAGTGTCAG GTCCAGTGATGCTCGctccacccacacaggtgaggtTTGACTCTGTGGACTATAAAAACATCCTGCACTGGACTCCACCCGCCAACAGCACCTCCTCCCTGCAGTACAACGTCCAGTGGATGAT tTACGGCGAGCCTGAGTGGTTGGACGTTGACGGCTGTCAGGGGATCCACAAGCAGCAGTGTGACCTCAGCGCCGTGACCTCTGAGCCCATGGAGTGGTACTACGCCAGAGTGCACGCTTCCTCTCTGCCCTCCAGCAAATCAGCCTGGGCACTCTCCCCGAGATTCAACCCGCTCTGGGACA CAATAATCAGCCCTCCTGTGCTGAGGCTCAACGTCACGGCGCAAGGGATTGTGGTCCGTGTGAAGCCCCCGAAACAGCTCGTCAGGAAGATGCACAGCAGCCTGCAGTACGAGATCTACCTCACACACAATGGTGGAGAGAAG GAGGTGTTTGAGCTGGACTGCTGCCTCAACAAGCTGACTCTCAAAGAGCTGAAGCACAAGGAGGAGTACTGCCTCCAGGCCCAGACGCTGATCCCCTTCCAGGATAAGAGCAGCACTCTTGGCTCTGTGAAGTGTGTCACTACGCTCTGA
- the map3k21 gene encoding mitogen-activated protein kinase kinase kinase 21 isoform X3: MNGQDSMRKRVRVPLTQAAHFNSVLLLEKIENDDIGRKTLKITDFGLAREWHKTTKMSAAGTYSWMAPEVIKSSLFSKGSDVWGYGVLLWELLTGEVPYRGIDGLAVAYGVAVNKLTLPIPSTCPEPFAKLMEECWDQDPHVRPSFSCILEQLSAIEEAVMATMPQDSFHSMQDDWRVEIQEMFDELRTKEKELRSREEELTRAALQQKSQEELLKRREQQLAEREINVLERELNILIFQLNKDKPNVKKRKGKFKRSRLKLKDGNRISLPSDFQHKITVQASPSMDKRRSLHSTSSSPPSSPTLIPRLRAIQLTQDESNRTWGRSSLFRPEEFDDVKKGIKKKGRTWGPSSVQSKERPAAAERVRPLSDGSNPWSTSLVKSQKSVPLAALFAEQAGAGKDEAFSQECPDNSSKPKQLKFPNQVYIDLPLWRDEQQQPQSPGGHCGPGDAGVGAGGQGGPPETADDPYTTTSTSSTSTTPQLTPTNSLKRTSARRKTDSVLYGCGSLLASVVLGYDIREALKNSAPGEEGEPQREEKEKKKKEGLFQRATRFRRSTSPPSGGRSRKDEASSNQTSTQPVNLISMSAIMECNSTKCLLQSEVEVSESSPGKVELMAVNHHAEPTRPGPAASTEGQSNSTAANTQPPVQTQSQPPEQSNHNTGTRLRRKKYTSNNNTNGPPTLPPPASQKKQDKEKDGVSEKPSAGEAFSRPRPVSFRAKPHAWALLRGRNKSYSLGHYSGEKTAQNLNVVLSSEVGMGCSLLDMDTEGQKRDCTVPLCRIQSSPARASVFELEKEFLS, translated from the exons ttttattacTTGAAAAGATTGAGAATGACGACATCGGTAGGAAGACCTTGAAGATCACAGATTTCGGCCTGGCCAGGGAGTGGCACAAAACCACGAAAATGTCAGCTGCAGGCACCTACTCCTGGATGGCCCCTGAAGTCATCAAGTCATCTCTGTTCTCCAAAGGCAGTGATGTCTGGGG CTACGGTGTCTTGCTGTGGGAGCTGTTAACAGGGGAGGTGCCATACCGTGGGATAGACGGCCTGGCTGTTGCTTACGGTGTCGCAGTCAATAAGTTAACACTACCAATCCCCTCCACCTGCCCTGAACCCTTCGCCAAGCTCATGGAAG AGTGTTGGGATCAGGACCCCCACGTGCgtccctccttctcctgcatcctggagcagctgtcGGCTATCGAGGAGGCGGTGATGGCCACCATGCCCCAGGACTCCTTCCACAGCATGCAGGATGACTGGCGAGTGGAGATCCAGGAGATGTTTGATGAGCTCAGGACCAAAGAGAag GAGCTACGTTCCAGAGAAGAGGAGCTGACGCGGGCCGCCCTCCAGCAGAAGTctcaggaggagctgctgaagcGTCGCGAGCAGCAGCTGGCAGAGCGGGAGATCAACGTGCTGGAGAGAGAGCTCAACATCCTCATTTTCCAGCTCAACAAAGACAAGCCCAACGTGAAGAAGAGGAAAGGCAAATTCAAACGTTCCCGCCTTAAACTGAAGGATGGAAACCGCATCAGCCTGCCCTCAG acttcCAGCATAAGATCACTGTGCAGGCGTCACCTTCCATGGACAAGAGGCGAAGCCTTCATAgcaccagctcctctcctcccagcAGCCCCACACTCATCCCCCGACTACGAGCCATTCAGC TTACTCAAGATGAAAGCAACCGTACGTGGGGCCGCAGCTCCCTCTTCAGGCCAGAGGAGTTTGATGATGTGAAAAAGGGAATCAAGAAGAAAGGAAGGACCTGGGGCCCCAGTTCAGTACAGAGCAAAGAgcggcctgctgctgctgagag AGTGCGTCCTCTGTCAGACGGCAGTAACCCCTGGTCCACCAGCCTGGTCAAGTCCCAGAAGTCTGTCCCCCTCGCTGCCCTGTTTGCTGAACAAG CAGGGGCCGGTAAAGATGAGGCATTCTCACAGGAATGTCCTGACAATAGCTCCAAGCCAAAGCAGCTCAAGTTCCCCAACCAGGTGTACATCGATCTACCTCTGTGGAGggacgagcagcagcagcctcagagcCCTGGTGGGCATTGTGGGCCGGGAGATGCCGGGGTTGGGGCCGGAGGTCAGGGTGGCCCACCAGAGACCGCAGACGACCCCTACACCACCACATCCACCTcgtccacctccaccaccccgCAGCTCACCCCCACTAATAGCCTGAAGCGGACGTCAGCTCGACGCAAGACCGACTCCGTGCTGTACGGCTGCGGCTCGCTGCTGGCGTCAGTCGTGCTCGGATACGACATCAGGGAGGCTCTCAAAAACTCTGCCCCTGGGGAAGAAGGCGAGCCCCAGCgcgaggagaaagagaagaagaagaaggagggcCTGTTTCAGCGCGCGACCCGGTTTCGCCGCAGCACCTCACCGCCAAGCGGCGGTCGCTCACGCAAAGACGAGGCATCGTCAAACCAGACCTCCACCCAGCCTGTCAATCTCATCTCCATGTCGGCCATTATGGAATGCAACTCCACCAAGTGTCTCTTACAGTCTGAGGTGGAGGTGTCAGAGTCCAGCCCCGGGAAGGTGGAGCTCATGGCAGTCAATCATCACGCAGAGCCAACCAGACCTGGACCAGCAGCTTCTACAGAAGGCCAGAGTAACAGCACTGCAGCTAACACACAGCCACCAGTGCAAACCCAAAGCCAGCCACCAGAGCAGAGCAACCACAACACAGGAACACGTCTACGCAGGAAGAAATacaccagcaacaacaaca cCAATGGCCCACCCACTCTGCCCCCTCCAGCCTCACAGAAGAAGCAGGACAAAGAGAAGGACGGAGTGTCAGAGAAGCCCTCGGCTGGGGAGGCCTTCTCCAGACCGCGGCCAGTTTCGTTCCGGGCCAAACCCCACGCCTGGGCCCTGCTGCGAGGACGCAACAAGAGCTACTCCCTGGGCCACTACTCCGGAGAGAAGACGGCACAAAACCTGAACGTGGTGCTGTCCTCGGAGGTGGGGATGGGCTGCTCCCTGCTGGACATGGACACAGAGGGCCAGAAACGAGACTGCACTGTGCCGCTGTGCCGCATTCAGAGCTCCCCGGCGCGGGCCTCCGTCTTCGAGCTGGAGAAAGAGTTCCTCTCTTGA